In the genome of Aureimonas sp. OT7, one region contains:
- a CDS encoding response regulator, which yields MIEDDEGHARLIEKNIRRAGVNNEILPFGNGTDALAFLFGADGSGEDSAGRHLLILLDLNLPDMGGVDILEKVKANPHTKLSPVIVLTTTDDSREIQRCYDLGANVYITKPVDYEGFANAIRQLGLFFSVMQVPETE from the coding sequence ATGATCGAGGACGACGAGGGCCACGCACGGCTGATCGAAAAGAACATCCGTCGTGCCGGCGTCAACAACGAGATCCTGCCCTTCGGCAACGGCACGGACGCGTTGGCGTTCCTGTTCGGTGCGGATGGCTCGGGCGAGGACAGTGCCGGACGGCACCTCCTGATCCTTCTCGACCTGAACCTGCCGGACATGGGCGGGGTGGACATCCTGGAGAAAGTGAAGGCCAACCCGCATACCAAGCTCTCGCCCGTCATCGTCCTGACGACGACCGACGACAGCCGCGAGATCCAGCGCTGCTATGATCTCGGCGCCAATGTCTACATCACCAAGCCGGTGGACTACGAAGGCTTCGCCAATGCCATCCGGCAGCTTGGCCTGTTCTTCTCGGTGATGCAGGTGCCGGAAACGGAATGA
- a CDS encoding CHASE3 domain-containing protein yields MPISQKQFYARTFAFLAAALLLLLAIVGGSMYLTRLTQQNFDKVVMTRAVRSAAADLLSRIVDAETGQRGYLLTRDQRYLEPYREQIGSIAPRVERLQVAMDEMMGGRADLSELSQRVTAKTAELDSTVSLALSGQYDAAVAEVAGGAGLALMDEIRGQLGMILDQAEAQLQAGIERQENIGSTLRHVTVIGAIAIILMAAAAAWTILRYTREVAEARAEIEAANTALEARVQERTTDLIKANEEIQRFAYIVTHDLRAPLVNIMGFTSELEATFSPVRDYMASLPPSEEPLRRHAEEAINQEVPEAISFIRSSTRKMDGLINAILKISREGRRSLKPERVDLRALVETATNAVHHQGAENNGEIETDVKATSIVTDRLSLDQMLGNLLDNAIKYREPSRPLRISVRTRNDSYGRVVIEVEDNGRGISPADNERVFELFRRSGKQDTAGEGIGLAHVRTLARNLGGDIGLKSELGKGSTFTLVLPANLLNVKRSIES; encoded by the coding sequence ATGCCCATTTCCCAAAAGCAGTTCTATGCCCGCACATTCGCTTTCCTGGCGGCCGCGCTGCTTCTGCTTCTGGCGATCGTTGGCGGTTCGATGTATTTGACCCGGCTGACCCAGCAGAATTTCGATAAAGTCGTCATGACACGCGCGGTGCGGAGCGCGGCAGCTGACCTTTTGTCCCGCATCGTCGATGCCGAAACCGGCCAGCGCGGATATCTCCTGACACGTGACCAGCGTTACCTCGAGCCGTATCGCGAGCAGATCGGGTCCATCGCGCCCAGGGTCGAACGGCTGCAGGTGGCGATGGACGAGATGATGGGCGGCCGCGCGGACTTGTCGGAACTGAGCCAGCGTGTGACGGCCAAGACGGCGGAACTGGATTCCACCGTTTCGCTTGCGCTCAGCGGCCAGTATGACGCGGCCGTCGCAGAGGTGGCCGGCGGCGCCGGGCTCGCCCTCATGGACGAGATCCGAGGCCAGCTCGGCATGATTCTCGACCAGGCGGAAGCGCAATTGCAGGCCGGCATAGAGCGGCAGGAGAACATCGGGTCCACCTTGCGCCACGTCACGGTGATCGGCGCCATCGCCATCATCCTGATGGCCGCCGCCGCCGCCTGGACCATCCTGCGCTATACGCGGGAAGTCGCCGAGGCCCGCGCCGAAATCGAGGCCGCAAACACGGCTCTGGAAGCCCGCGTCCAAGAGCGCACCACCGACCTCATCAAGGCGAACGAGGAGATTCAGCGCTTCGCCTACATTGTGACGCATGATCTGCGCGCGCCGCTTGTGAACATCATGGGCTTCACCAGCGAACTGGAGGCGACGTTTTCGCCGGTGCGGGACTACATGGCCAGCCTGCCGCCAAGCGAGGAACCGCTGCGCCGCCATGCCGAGGAGGCGATCAACCAGGAGGTTCCCGAGGCCATCTCATTCATCCGCTCGTCGACCCGCAAGATGGACGGCCTCATCAACGCCATCCTGAAGATATCGCGGGAAGGGCGGCGCAGCCTGAAGCCGGAAAGGGTGGACCTTCGAGCCCTGGTGGAGACGGCGACGAATGCCGTGCACCATCAGGGTGCCGAGAACAACGGTGAGATCGAAACCGATGTCAAGGCGACGTCCATCGTCACCGACCGCCTGTCGCTTGATCAGATGCTGGGGAATCTGCTTGATAACGCAATCAAGTACCGCGAGCCGTCGCGTCCCTTGCGGATATCCGTCCGTACACGGAATGATTCCTACGGCCGCGTCGTCATTGAGGTCGAGGACAATGGACGGGGCATTTCGCCGGCTGACAATGAACGGGTGTTCGAGCTCTTCCGACGGTCGGGAAAACAGGATACTGCGGGTGAGGGGATCGGGTTGGCGCATGTGCGGACGCTGGCCCGCAACCTGGGCGGCGACATCGGCCTCAAATCTGAACTCGGCAAGGGCTCGACCTTCACGCTCGTCCTGCCGGCCAATCTTTTGAACGTGAAGCGGAGCATTGAATCGTGA
- a CDS encoding histidine kinase dimerization/phosphoacceptor domain -containing protein: protein MTMAGGAIQPGAAGVTVLYVDDDVVAGRLAQRMLSRHGISVVHAPDAVTGLQLLNDRDFSAVILDHDLGSGSGLDILSDMSAMENAPPAVYVTASTELSIAVDALKAGAVDYVVKTVGSEFELLLANAIRASVEKATLRRAKERAEQEVREARDRAVAMLAEVNHRVANSLALVGSLVRMQSNGTEDPAIREALTEVQARITAIANLHRSLYTSEDVRSVDLKTYLGRLVGELTLSMADDLHKMPIRFEADQVTVSPDKAVSIGVIATELVTNAIKYAYPDKKGDIRVRLAETAEGMAELSVEDDGIGWRGEGQIQGTGLGARIIVALTRSLDSKLVYAEVGTGTRAVVAFDTMQDEPKG, encoded by the coding sequence ATGACGATGGCCGGGGGCGCGATCCAGCCGGGCGCAGCCGGTGTCACAGTTCTGTACGTCGACGACGACGTCGTGGCCGGCCGCCTTGCCCAGCGCATGTTGAGCCGCCATGGCATATCAGTGGTGCATGCGCCCGATGCCGTCACCGGCCTGCAACTCCTCAACGATCGCGACTTTTCCGCGGTCATCCTGGATCACGACCTCGGCTCCGGGTCCGGCCTCGATATCCTGAGCGACATGAGCGCCATGGAGAACGCGCCGCCGGCAGTCTACGTGACGGCATCGACCGAGTTGTCCATCGCCGTGGACGCGCTGAAGGCCGGTGCGGTGGACTACGTCGTCAAGACGGTCGGGTCGGAGTTCGAGCTGCTGCTGGCCAACGCCATCCGCGCCTCGGTTGAAAAGGCGACGTTGCGGCGCGCCAAGGAAAGGGCGGAGCAGGAGGTGCGCGAGGCCCGCGACCGCGCCGTGGCCATGCTGGCCGAGGTGAACCACCGGGTGGCGAACAGCCTGGCGCTCGTCGGGTCTCTCGTTCGCATGCAATCGAACGGCACCGAGGATCCCGCAATCCGCGAGGCATTGACCGAGGTGCAGGCGCGTATCACCGCGATCGCCAATCTGCACCGCAGCCTCTATACGTCCGAGGATGTCCGCAGTGTCGATCTGAAGACCTATCTGGGCCGGCTGGTGGGGGAGCTGACCCTGTCCATGGCCGACGACCTGCACAAGATGCCAATCCGCTTCGAGGCCGACCAGGTGACGGTTTCACCGGACAAGGCCGTCTCGATCGGCGTCATCGCGACTGAACTGGTGACGAACGCGATCAAATACGCGTATCCTGACAAGAAGGGCGATATCCGGGTAAGACTGGCAGAGACGGCCGAGGGGATGGCCGAACTGTCGGTCGAGGATGACGGGATCGGGTGGCGTGGCGAAGGACAGATCCAGGGCACCGGCCTCGGCGCACGGATCATCGTGGCGCTGACGCGCAGCCTCGACAGCAAGCTGGTCTACGCCGAAGTCGGCACCGGCACGCGCGCGGTCGTCGCCTTCGATACGATGCAAGACGAACCGAAAGGCTGA